TAAACGGTTACCGGCGAACCGTCATGGTATCTTCGCGAAATGCTAGGTAGTGGCCTAGCAATAGTCGTATCTGCAGGGTGTCgtctggattttttttaaggagaaggggggggggggaggttcTCACACTGAGCcaaacagagggtactcaccagATTGTTGTGTCGACCTCCACGCTTTGCTTTTATTAATGTGAAGAAAAAGATTTACAAAGGGGAGTTCACGGGCACCCCAGGACCTCCATTAACTACGCTTTTGATCTGTACTATGAGCGAATAATATGGTAGACATCTTGAATGTTGCATCTGAATAGTAACATATatgattttttactttgataGGAAAACAAGAACTGAAAGCTTAAAGCCAGTGAGTGTTTGTGACTGTGACAATGACTGCAAAGTTGACGATTTTGTAAATGATTTGCTATCTGATGACACGCCGCCTCCACCGTGCAAGCCTGTGAATAATATTTTATTCCTGAAGACGCACAAAACTGGGTCCAGTACTGTGACCAACATTTTAAATCGCTATGGCGATACGAGAGACTTAATGTTTGCATTGCCAATTTCACGATCACTTTATAGTTTTTTCTGGCCCCGACCATTTCAACTTAGGTTCACACAAGCATTTGGTAGAGCACCAAACATCCTCTGCAATCATGCAAGGTACAACAAAGTTCCCATGAACTGGCTCTTCCCAAAGACAACAACACGCTACATTACGCTTTTGAGGGAACCAACAGACCATTTTGAGTCTgtctttaacttttttcatcTTGATAAACGTCTCTTTAGATCGAAAAACAAGGTCCTCCCATTGCAAGCGTTTCTTCAAAATGCCTCGTTTTATCTTAAACAAGTGAAAAACATCACAGGATTGCTAACACTGACGAAGAATCCGACTTTATTTGAGCTGGGTCTCGATACAAAATATCACGAAGATTTGGACATAGTGCGTAACTACATTCGCTTTCTCCAACACGAGTTCGATATAGTAATGCTGATGGAACATTTCGACGAGTCACTAATACTTCTAAAACGAcgtttttgttggaaaattgaGGACATTCTCTATTTTAAACTCAATGAAAGATTGCAAAAACACAAACAGAAAATACCAAGTCTAGTAAAGGACCAAATTAGACATTGGAATTCAGGCGATGTGCTCTTGTACGATGCTTTTAATAGAACACTCTGGAAGATGATCAAGGAGGAAGGTCCGGCCTTCTTTGAAGATCTTTCACTATTTCGAAGGGagttgaaaaatattaaaacaaaatgccTGCGAGAGGGAAATTTTCTAACCAAGCCGTATTCTGGGAGATTTGTACAGGGTTATGCGGTACGATCAGATGTCTCTGAAGAACTAAATGATACATGCCACAAAATGATTACGAATGAAATTCCATACCTAGACCATCATCGTGATAAACTTGTAAAACtgtatcaaaccattgatagATCGGTTTACAGGCCTTTCAGCATGTGATAACATCTTTATTCGTGTTATTCCAGTTAATAGAGAAGTACGCCTCCTAACCATACAACTTTTATCTTTGTTATACAGAAGTATACATGAATTATTTAAGGGTAAATTCTTATGTATTCTTTCTAATTTACACGATTTTCGGAGTATACATCTTCTTCATGGATAAACCGGAAATTGTGAAAGTTTCTGACGGAAGTGCTTGGCTACAGTTCAGGACACCTATTTTTTCGCCGAGGCAATAGTTGCGTTCTATCGTAATGTGGCGTTTCTTATTCTGtttaaatgttttcattcgTTACCACTGCTGAAGCAGCAAGCACTGAGGAATATTTCTGATAAAGTTCTGAGAGCGAATGTTTTTTATAGATTAGAGATGATTTTCAAGGTAAATTTCAACTCTCTCTTTGTTCTGTACTTGAATCATATGCAGCGCAATATGAAAAGTGACTCGTAGagctgcaagaaaaaaaaaaaaaaaaaaagccagcaAATCAATTAACGTTTTCGTTGGTTCTGCATACTCACAACAGCAGACTTAGGAAATTCAAGTATCGATCAAACGTCCATTCGATTcacttgaataaaatttttaacgatctcaaagaaaaacaaaaagggtGAGTGACCTGGACGGCCGAAGCTGGCGCAGATTACGCCAACTAATCAAGACCACCTAAACAGTGGCCttaattttcagattttatctCTAATTATCAGATGAAATTGAGGTTTCAAACGCAACAGATGTGCTGGTATAGTGCATTTAAGATCCGTTTGATATCAGCGGTCAATAAATCTCAATTTGACTTCTCCGTCCGGGACAAGAAGCGCAGTGATCCTTGGTTTCACTTCATTAAGCGACTCAAGCCAGAAGTTCTGCGACACCTGATGGAACAAAGTAAATAATGCACAATGTAATTAGAAGaggataaaaccaaaataacttTGATAACGTGTTGCAAAAAGTCATTGAGCGTTGCTCTGTCACATGTCTGCAAACAAATAGGAAATTATTTCAAGCGTTctacaaacaaattttacaacCGGTTTCGGTCcatcaacataaaaaaaaaccgcattGATCAGTTGCTTTTGTTTGTCAGATTTTTAGGAAACACTCATGATAGGAAGGTATTTTTTTATACAGATGCAAAGCCAAAAAATTGCCTTTACTCATGTTCATAGAGACCCAAGaacaccacaaaaaaaaaatacaaataataagAAAAGGCGTATTAAATACCAAAGAAGAAAATCGACTGTCAGGTTTAAAAATCTTACCCGAGATAAAAGAAGATGCATTTCCAGTTCTGCCACACGGCGACCTAGTAAGACAAAAAATGCtcaggaaaaaatttaaatgcattacaaatgaaatccTCAAGATCGCGCTCAACCAATTCATTGGTATCACCTCAGAAAATGGCTAGTACTCTTGTTTAGAAAGGAAGTTGATTTTCCTAAAAAAACCTGTAGAGTGTAACTTGGGAAACtcttttctttggaaattcGTTGATAAGCGATTTGATAAAGGAAAGATCTAAATTTCCTCGAACAGTGAAGGGACTAGATGTTTTGAATGAACTTCGTATACTGTCAATATTACAGGGGTCTATGACCAGACACACTTcatataaatgtaaattatgtTTTCCAAcgatttttaacaaaaaaaagcgttttaatacatcaaaactgaaatttcgcGATCTACACTCTTACATGTATCAGTAACACTCTCGCAAATCTTATGGAATGAGGAATAGAAATACATTTTGCTGGTTATCATGCACGCTACTGCTTCGAGAGGGTAGCTAGAGAAATTCCCCCCCCACACCCCCCCGCAAATCTTCTCCCCGGAATGAAAAAGTCACAATTAACAATACAAAACCTGATATGCTCCTAATTTCCAAATGAGACTGTTACTTAAGAACTTCCAGTTCAAAGCTCCTCTTTCTTACCAAGGCACATCCTAGTGCCAAATCCAAAAGGTTGCGAGGCGAACGCATGATAATGGGACTTGCTCGTGTCATCCCTCAGCCACCGGTCAGGTTTGTACTCCAAAGGATCATCAAACAGTGCTGGATCACGACCCATTGCATACAGTGGAACACGTATCATCGTCTgttttttacccaaaataaaaTAGAAGATTGAGCGAATCAAAGACCGCACAGGAGTGGTAAACAAGACAATTTGCGGCCACCACGTCAGTTCAATGACCCAGCTTATCAACTTTAACAGAACTACTCGAAATTTTCGTTTAAACTTTATACACTGGATGATCCATAAAAAACCGTGGCTGAAAAGTTagtaaaaaaattctgaagaaaGAAATCGCGGAAACCTGATGACTTCAATTTTCTCCTAATATTACAATGTTCAAAGAGTCGAAcgattttgtttattttaaacacCACAAAACACACCACTTCTTAGTTATATTCCTTGTAGCAGTGGTATTGACTCACGTTTGGTGGTATGCGGTAGCCCTGAATGACGATGTCTTCCTGAAGCATGCGAGCGTTTTCCGTAG
This region of Pocillopora verrucosa isolate sample1 chromosome 3, ASM3666991v2, whole genome shotgun sequence genomic DNA includes:
- the LOC131798021 gene encoding galactose-3-O-sulfotransferase 2-like isoform X2, which encodes MASRVLVPIRRRPFACFLCISLVLGWALYFSGCERVLSYGFEKTRTESLKPVSVCDCDNDCKVDDFVNDLLSDDTPPPPCKPVNNILFLKTHKTGSSTVTNILNRYGDTRDLMFALPISRSLYSFFWPRPFQLRFTQAFGRAPNILCNHARYNKVPMNWLFPKTTTRYITLLREPTDHFESVFNFFHLDKRLFRSKNKVLPLQAFLQNASFYLKQVKNITGLLTLTKNPTLFELGLDTKYHEDLDIVRNYIRFLQHEFDIVMLMEHFDESLILLKRRFCWKIEDILYFKLNERLQKHKQKIPSLVKDQIRHWNSGDVLLYDAFNRTLWKMIKEEGPAFFEDLSLFRRELKNIKTKCLREGNFLTKPYSGRFVQGYAVRSDVSEELNDTCHKMITNEIPYLDHHRDKLVKLYQTIDRSVYRPFSM
- the LOC131798021 gene encoding galactose-3-O-sulfotransferase 2-like isoform X1 — its product is MCGMFRSRKCTILLVFVLFFALIGIGLRFYERRVFNVISPPQDTAKRKTRTESLKPVSVCDCDNDCKVDDFVNDLLSDDTPPPPCKPVNNILFLKTHKTGSSTVTNILNRYGDTRDLMFALPISRSLYSFFWPRPFQLRFTQAFGRAPNILCNHARYNKVPMNWLFPKTTTRYITLLREPTDHFESVFNFFHLDKRLFRSKNKVLPLQAFLQNASFYLKQVKNITGLLTLTKNPTLFELGLDTKYHEDLDIVRNYIRFLQHEFDIVMLMEHFDESLILLKRRFCWKIEDILYFKLNERLQKHKQKIPSLVKDQIRHWNSGDVLLYDAFNRTLWKMIKEEGPAFFEDLSLFRRELKNIKTKCLREGNFLTKPYSGRFVQGYAVRSDVSEELNDTCHKMITNEIPYLDHHRDKLVKLYQTIDRSVYRPFSM